A genomic stretch from Candidatus Methanosuratincola sp. includes:
- a CDS encoding V4R domain-containing protein, with protein MVKNIKEKFGSRLVYFECADSGVPGLIYNLNGYPVILNVSGHPMQVAAMTTSGWKNLVIGMIRRYKGDATLMLWNMGNDFGEAHGKTLLEIKGLSDKNRIRIGLAVLQALGWGKFELVECDEYGKVVVIRATENFEELITWELLDYENRFLLGFFVGLVSKVFDKACRGTEVKCMKLGDQYCEFLIR; from the coding sequence ATGGTAAAAAACATAAAGGAAAAATTTGGATCAAGGCTCGTCTACTTCGAGTGTGCCGACTCAGGCGTCCCCGGTCTGATCTACAATCTCAATGGCTACCCTGTGATACTGAATGTCTCCGGCCACCCCATGCAGGTAGCTGCGATGACGACTTCGGGGTGGAAGAACCTCGTAATAGGTATGATCAGGAGATACAAAGGCGACGCCACGTTGATGCTCTGGAATATGGGCAACGACTTTGGTGAGGCGCACGGGAAGACCCTGCTTGAAATAAAGGGTCTCAGCGATAAGAACCGGATCAGGATCGGGCTCGCCGTCCTCCAGGCTCTTGGCTGGGGGAAGTTCGAACTGGTGGAGTGCGACGAATATGGTAAAGTGGTGGTCATAAGGGCCACCGAAAACTTCGAGGAACTCATAACGTGGGAACTGCTCGACTATGAAAACCGCTTTCTCCTCGGATTCTTTGTCGGGTTGGTCAGCAAGGTGTTCGACAAGGCTTGCAGGGGCACTGAAGTAAAGTGCATGAAGCTCGGCGATCAATACTGTGAGTTCCTCATCAGGTGA
- the thiW gene encoding energy coupling factor transporter S component ThiW, translated as MLKKHNTEDKVLYNSKKTIHLKTPTYRIVLSSILVALGVSLSIFPGAFPIGPTRVFPFQHMINVVSGILLGPLNAGVVAGLIGMIRIGIGTGTFFALPGGIPGAVVVGIAYKYLMRREAAGLTEPLGTAFGALLSALLVAPLIGTPPMQPFLGLTAQWQLFTIFFLMSSVPGALMGYLVVLALKRRRVIEGN; from the coding sequence ATGTTAAAAAAACACAATACTGAAGATAAAGTTTTGTACAACAGTAAAAAAACAATACATTTAAAAACACCCACTTATCGGATTGTTCTTTCATCGATACTCGTAGCGCTCGGCGTTTCATTATCGATTTTTCCTGGTGCTTTTCCCATAGGACCGACGAGGGTCTTCCCCTTCCAGCACATGATAAATGTGGTCTCAGGCATCCTGCTGGGCCCGTTGAATGCGGGCGTCGTTGCCGGGCTGATCGGCATGATACGGATAGGGATAGGAACCGGGACTTTTTTCGCATTGCCGGGGGGAATCCCGGGCGCCGTGGTCGTCGGCATCGCTTACAAGTACCTCATGCGTAGAGAGGCGGCCGGACTTACAGAGCCATTGGGGACGGCGTTCGGGGCTTTGCTGAGCGCCCTCTTGGTCGCACCACTTATCGGCACGCCCCCGATGCAGCCATTTCTCGGCCTGACTGCGCAGTGGCAGCTCTTCACAATCTTCTTCCTTATGAGCAGCGTCCCTGGGGCTCTCATGGGTTACCTTGTAGTCTTGGCTTTGAAGAGGAGGCGCGTAATTGAAGGAAATTAG
- a CDS encoding site-specific integrase: protein MPKQKLELRDVPSWREVELLVNSMIKAHRQGEVPLRDLCIIGLLATTGIRTSELLLLKKSDFDFVTNIITVTQLKKKGEGFARQTILSQDLRAYVREYFKEVEGERVFDLSRRQVLNITHRYTQRFLGRRIRSHALRHAYAIRILEKTRDIELCRRLIGHSRLETVKIYLDFAIGDRMKEVSEAIKIN, encoded by the coding sequence GTGCCAAAGCAGAAGCTGGAGCTAAGGGACGTCCCGTCTTGGAGAGAGGTCGAGCTCTTGGTCAACTCAATGATCAAGGCACACAGGCAGGGTGAAGTCCCTCTCAGGGACCTCTGCATAATAGGCCTGCTTGCCACGACCGGGATAAGGACGTCTGAGCTCCTGCTGCTTAAGAAGTCCGACTTCGACTTCGTGACGAACATCATCACAGTGACCCAGCTCAAGAAGAAAGGGGAGGGGTTCGCAAGGCAGACGATTCTCAGCCAGGATCTGAGGGCTTACGTCAGGGAGTACTTCAAGGAGGTCGAGGGCGAGCGGGTATTTGACCTTAGCAGGCGCCAGGTCCTCAACATAACCCACAGGTACACACAGAGGTTCTTGGGGAGGCGGATCAGGAGCCATGCCCTACGCCACGCCTACGCAATCAGGATACTCGAGAAGACAAGGGACATTGAGCTCTGCAGGAGGCTCATAGGTCACTCAAGGCTCGAGACGGTGAAGATCTATCTGGACTTCGCGATAGGCGATCGGATGAAGGAGGTTTCAGAAGCCATAAAGATAAATTGA
- a CDS encoding site-specific integrase translates to MVKLKLEDVPTWSEVGEFLDRIRTMYRKREISLRDFVLMSLYPTTGMKTSELLSIRKGDIDFQQGVIRVDLGGNAREIPVMPSILPYLKDYAKDKKGEEKIFGLSRRQALNINHRYTGMILGRRLRVAGWRHAFALRLLETVRDPSICKKILGQRSSKVVSAYQQSLQKNLKEELIKAIGG, encoded by the coding sequence ATGGTCAAGCTGAAACTTGAGGACGTCCCGACATGGTCGGAAGTGGGCGAGTTCCTAGACAGGATAAGGACGATGTACAGGAAGAGGGAGATAAGCCTCAGAGACTTCGTCCTGATGAGCCTCTACCCGACGACAGGCATGAAGACGTCCGAGCTGCTCTCGATAAGGAAGGGGGACATTGACTTCCAGCAGGGAGTGATCCGTGTCGACTTAGGGGGGAATGCGCGCGAGATACCGGTGATGCCCTCGATATTGCCGTACCTGAAAGACTATGCCAAGGACAAGAAGGGCGAGGAAAAGATCTTTGGGCTGAGCAGGCGCCAGGCGCTCAACATCAACCACAGATACACAGGGATGATCCTCGGCAGGCGTCTAAGGGTTGCAGGGTGGAGGCATGCCTTTGCGCTCCGTTTGCTGGAGACTGTGCGGGATCCCTCGATATGCAAGAAGATCCTGGGCCAGAGATCCTCCAAGGTGGTTAGCGCTTACCAGCAGAGCTTGCAGAAGAATCTTAAGGAGGAACTGATAAAGGCGATCGGCGGATGA
- a CDS encoding radical SAM protein yields the protein MIRGVGLKVALVNPPSRQSFEIQSVLGLSAPPLGLAYIGAMLERDGYDVTIIDAPISCESQFSVIKKLQSMEPDVIGITSTTPNIGDAVSLITKIKQKMPESVTVLGGCHITFLPEVTMDACPAIDVGVIGEGEDTMLELVRSIESGKQLDRIDGIAFRKEGKIRRTNPRRLIENLDRLPFPARHLLPMDKYTALGEKTPIGNVITSRGCPFRCIFCASSRLYGNTFRARSAENVLEEVGELVDKYRVKFIEFVDDTFTINKRRSFRLAELLRKLDIFWAFGSRVDTVSTELLQAFRRAGAIMFYMGIESASERVLRFLKKGITLEQIRSAISSARKARLETTGSFIIGTPCERREEAVESIKFAISSGIDYAQFTAMTPYPGTEVYEIAKTNRLLETEDWSKYTTIKPVMRTLEMTTEEIRSLISMAYRKFYLRPSFLIRQVAKKRILVLKPILRRYLARRSA from the coding sequence ATGATCAGGGGGGTTGGATTGAAAGTTGCCCTTGTCAATCCTCCTTCGCGCCAGTCTTTTGAGATCCAGTCTGTGCTGGGCTTGAGCGCGCCGCCCTTGGGGCTTGCCTATATCGGTGCTATGCTTGAAAGGGACGGATACGATGTGACTATAATTGATGCACCAATCTCCTGTGAGTCACAATTTAGCGTGATAAAAAAATTACAGTCGATGGAGCCAGATGTGATAGGAATCACATCAACGACGCCTAACATAGGTGATGCTGTGAGTTTAATCACAAAAATCAAACAGAAAATGCCCGAATCAGTTACAGTCCTCGGCGGATGTCACATCACGTTCCTGCCAGAGGTGACGATGGACGCGTGCCCTGCGATCGACGTCGGGGTGATCGGCGAAGGTGAAGACACCATGCTGGAGCTCGTGCGTTCGATAGAGAGCGGGAAGCAGCTGGATAGAATAGACGGCATCGCATTCAGAAAAGAGGGGAAGATCAGGAGGACCAACCCGCGTCGGCTGATCGAGAACCTTGACAGGCTCCCTTTCCCGGCGAGACACTTGTTGCCTATGGATAAGTATACGGCACTTGGAGAAAAGACGCCGATCGGAAACGTGATCACGAGCAGGGGATGCCCCTTCAGGTGCATATTCTGCGCCTCGTCTAGGCTCTATGGCAACACCTTCCGTGCGAGGAGCGCCGAAAACGTGCTTGAAGAGGTCGGCGAACTGGTGGACAAGTACAGGGTCAAGTTTATTGAGTTTGTAGACGACACGTTTACAATAAATAAAAGAAGGTCTTTCAGATTGGCAGAACTGCTCAGGAAACTCGATATTTTTTGGGCTTTCGGTTCCAGGGTGGACACGGTCTCGACTGAACTCCTTCAGGCATTCAGGCGGGCTGGCGCCATAATGTTTTACATGGGGATCGAGTCCGCATCGGAGAGGGTTTTGCGTTTCCTGAAGAAGGGAATAACGCTGGAGCAGATCAGGTCAGCCATCTCCTCTGCCAGGAAAGCTCGGCTGGAGACAACGGGCTCTTTCATAATCGGCACTCCCTGTGAGCGCAGAGAGGAGGCAGTCGAGTCCATAAAATTCGCCATCTCGTCGGGAATTGACTACGCCCAGTTCACCGCAATGACTCCTTACCCCGGGACTGAGGTTTATGAGATCGCCAAAACAAACAGGCTCCTCGAGACCGAAGACTGGTCCAAGTACACCACCATAAAGCCGGTAATGCGGACTTTGGAAATGACAACAGAGGAGATCAGATCGCTCATCTCGATGGCCTACAGGAAATTCTACCTTCGGCCAAGTTTCCTGATTAGGCAAGTGGCCAAAAAGCGGATCCTAGTGCTGAAGCCTATCTTAAGGCGGTACCTCGCCAGGAGGAGTGCCTGA